The sequence AAAAAGAAACCAATCCCCTAGTCGATACCAGCGAATTAGAAGCGGAAATAGACCGGCTGGTGTATGAGTTGTATGGACTGAGTGAGGAAGAGATTGGGGGTTGTGGAGAGAATTCTTCCAGACAAAGGACGTGATTGTCCTCGCCACGATGCTCCGCTCCGGGATGCCCAGTAGAGGCTCCGCTCTCAAACTGAATTTTTTGGACATAGCTTTAGTTCCAACTGAAAGTTCTTCTTGTCAGATATATTTAACGACATATCTGACAGAAAATTAAAATACAGTCCGCGATACAAACGAATAGAAATACAAATACGTAGGAATATTATCCTGAAATCCGGCATTGAAGGCTGATTTTATTGAATAACAAATTCCTGAAAAGCCCAATAGCAGGTTTCAAAAGTACAGGCGTCACTCGAGCTTGGAAAAGCGTATAAGAAAAAGCATAATCATCAACTTTTTTTAATCTGACACACAAGCATCGGGAATATTCACGAAGCCGGGCGGAGTGTTATGGTTTCGGTGCGGGTGAAAATTTGAGGGGATGGAAATTAACTCTCCTCTAATTCAGGAAGCATCAACAAGGTGAATTAACAGAGCCATACGTTCCAGCGTTTTGCCCAGAAAGATCTTTTCAGTAGGACTGTGTGCACCGTCTCCCACAGCTCCCAGGCCATCCAGGGTTGCGGTAAACAGGCTCGTAAAACTGCCGTCGGACCCACCGCCGGATATGCCTTCTGAAAGATTGAGATCCAGCCGCTTTCCAATCTCTTTCGCTTGCTCCCAAAGTTCCCGGTTTCTGCGGTTTCGCACCAGGGGCGGGCGCTTAAACCCTCCTGAAATATTGAGTTTCACCCCGGGTGTTGAAGGTTCAATTTCCATTATTTTTTGTTTGATCCGCTTCGCATCCTTTTTTGTTAAAACCCGAACATCAACGGCAGCACTGCTCTCACCTGCTACCACATTTGTATTTGTACCCCCGCCAATTTTACCCACATTAACTGAAATACCATTTTCAGGATCATTAAGATCATTCAGTTTTTGAATCAAATAGGATAGTTCTATAATGGCACTTCTGCCTTTTTCAGGTTCGATACCTGCGTGAGATGAAACACCTTTTAATTCAACATCAAAATGGCCCACCCCTTTTCTGCGCGTTTTAAGTTTCCCGTCGGGATCAAGTGAGGGTTCCAGTACAAACACCCTGTTCATTGCCCTTGCCAGGTTTCGTATTCTGTAAACGGATTCACGGCTGCCGGTTTCCTCATCCGAATTGATAAACAGAACAGGCTGTACTTTTGGTTTCAGATCCAGGTCTTTTATAATTTTCAGGGCAAGGATCATCATCACAATACCCGCCTTCATATCGTAAATACCGGGTCCCGTATAGGTATCTCCTTCATTGTTGAAAGGCATTCTTTCGAGTGTGCCTTCCGGCCATACCGTGTCAATATGGCCAAGGAGAAGCTGATATTTGCTCCCGTTGTCAGTTGCAGGGCGTGAAAGAATCTGCCCCCCGCTTTTTAAGCCCGGGTAGTGATTTGTTTGGTAATCCAGAGGCTGAAGTTCATCTTTTAGCCGGTTAAAAAGCTTTTGGTGGGAAGGCTGCATCAGCCGGTGGAGTTTCAATATTTACCAGCTCTTCGAGCAGCGAGAGGAACTCCTGTTCACGCGAGAGGCACTCATTCAATACGGTTTCGGTTTCTGCTTTCGAAATCATGGGTCATTTCTTAAAGTCTTTTGGAAACGGAAATGCCTGTGTCTCATCAATGACGGCATAACGGCCGGGGCGATATAGGCCAGTTGCGGATGATTGTAGATTGTTTCATTGTCAGAATGCGAGGGATTTTTAATCACATCACTCCAGGCCCTCGCTGCAACAATTTCGGCAAGAATCAGGCTGTTTTCTCCAAAGCCATCCACAAATTTCTTTAATTTACATTCAAGAAAAACATACCCGTCTTCAATAAAATGTCCGTCAATCTTTTCAGCCGGAAATGTTTTGATCGGTTTTAGATCGGGTTTGGTTCCGTCATCACACCGGGGGGATGCTGTTAAACTGGTGATGACAACCTGGTCAGGCTTTGGGTAGGTTACCGTAAAAACCCCGGTTTCTTTGATGTTTTGATAGGTTGTATGTTTGGGAGTGCATACAAACCCAAAATAGTTTTTCCAGCCCAGCGGAAATGCCATATGTTTGGGGGCAAAATTCGGGGATGTATCCGTGCCCATTGAACCGACAATGACCAATGGGTGAACCGTAAAAATCTGTTCCCAAACCGGGAAATCAAGGTTAAGTGAGGTTAATATCGATTTGTTTTCTTCCATAGAATGCGGGGATTAAGGTTCTACAATCTCATCGAGGTTCCATTTTTTGTGAAGCCCAAGTATCTGCAAAAGTTTAAAAAATATTTTAGGGGGATTTTTTAATCGAACCACAACCGGCGGGTTCCTGTGCATCAGTTTATTCAGAAAAATAATCGCTTTACTGTTTACAAAACGTGCATTTTTCAGGTCAATATCCAGTTCGCTCCTGTCATTCAACAGGTCAGAAATTTTTCTCACTGCTTTGAGGTTAAAATCACCGGTTAAGATAATTTCAAGCTTATTACTGGTTTTTTTGTAGTTCATCGTATTCATCTTGAATCACTTTTTTTAGCTTTCCGGCCATCTCTGAATAGGTCTGAATCTCATCAAAATCCACATTCATGTACAACCGCTGCATGCGAAGGTAATCCTCCTCCTGGTGGAAAAAGGGAACAAGGCCGGAGAGAATAAATTGCTGTTCTTTGAGCCAGTTTATGGCAGAATCGATGTAGGGATCATCCAAAGGGAGGTCGATATACAGGGAGGTCAGCGTTAATTCTTCTGTACTTTTCAGCATTCTCATACAGCTTCCCATAAAAGTGGAGCCATAAGTTTTAACGGTAATGAGTGCTGATTGACTTTCATAATTGATAGACAGGCTCATATCCGTTTGCTTCGACTTGCTGCGGGACGGGTTTTGTTTTTCAGGGCTTTCTTCCGGTTCTTCAAACTGATCATAAATTTCAGAGAACAACCCGGCATAATCTTTCGGTAAACAGGGCGGACGCTGCCACTGTTTTGTTAACGGCAAAAAGTCCAGGATCACACTTACCATATCCAGTTGACTCTTTTCCATCCCTTTTAAGGTTCTCTTGCCGGTTTTAGAAATGATCAGCGCTGTGCTCTTAAAGCCATACCGGCTGTTTACTTTTTGACTAAAGAGATGGTTGGTCATTGCCATACCAAAGAGTCCCGACAATCCCCGCGAATGACTCATCTCTATCAAATTCAGCATCATTTTTTTCATTAATCCGCGGTTACGGTGTCTTGGCGAAACCACCGCCTCGGTTACTTCGCCGATCATAGAGTCGGTACTCTTTACAACGGCAAAGTACCCGACCGGCCTGCCGGATTCAGTTCGGACTATGGTGCCATACTTATATTCATTGTGAATGGCTGTTTCAATCCGGCGTGGGAAATAGAGATCCTCTTTGGGATAGCTGTAGCGATATGACCGGTAGATCAGTTTTGCGATATCTTCAGCATCCTCGCTTGTAGCCGGGGTTACCAGGTAATTGGATTCGGATTTTGAATCATCAGCTTCATCGTCATCTTCAAAGTCATAATCGGAGGGGACGAGGTCAAGAATATGGGGAAAACTGTATTTTTGTACCAGCCTGTACTCTTTGCCATCTTTTCCCCGGTTCAGAAACAGAAAATGATCGGTCATTTTTTGGACCGTTTCATGAGATGCCCCTTTAAAATCATTCTCTGTGATCGCTTTTTCCTTATTATAGCTGTGTCTTTCAGGATCAAATGGCTCGCCCTTTTCCTGGATAATAATCTCTATTTCCGAGGGGGTGTATTGATACCAAATTTCCACATATCCTTTCTCATCTTTAAATGCATAGAGTACCACATCTGTAAGGATCTCATCCACTGAAAGAGCCATCTTTGCAGCACTGTACTCATCGAACCCCATGTTTACACACCATTTGTATGTAAAATCAGTTACCGAGCCGATCATCTCCAGTTTTGCTTCCAGCAGCAGGTGTGCTTCCATCTTTTGAATGCATTTATAGTCACTAAAAATGCAACCTATTCATTTTAGGGATAAAGAACCATAGGAAGGAACCTACATTCCCGGTGGTGGGAAATCCTATAAACAGAGGTGTCGAATCAGCGACTGAAGATCTGCTATTAATCCTAAGTGGTTTAATTCCCCGACC comes from Balneolaceae bacterium and encodes:
- a CDS encoding M20/M25/M40 family metallo-hydrolase; protein product: MQPSHQKLFNRLKDELQPLDYQTNHYPGLKSGGQILSRPATDNGSKYQLLLGHIDTVWPEGTLERMPFNNEGDTYTGPGIYDMKAGIVMMILALKIIKDLDLKPKVQPVLFINSDEETGSRESVYRIRNLARAMNRVFVLEPSLDPDGKLKTRRKGVGHFDVELKGVSSHAGIEPEKGRSAIIELSYLIQKLNDLNDPENGISVNVGKIGGGTNTNVVAGESSAAVDVRVLTKKDAKRIKQKIMEIEPSTPGVKLNISGGFKRPPLVRNRRNRELWEQAKEIGKRLDLNLSEGISGGGSDGSFTSLFTATLDGLGAVGDGAHSPTEKIFLGKTLERMALLIHLVDAS
- a CDS encoding flavin reductase yields the protein MEENKSILTSLNLDFPVWEQIFTVHPLVIVGSMGTDTSPNFAPKHMAFPLGWKNYFGFVCTPKHTTYQNIKETGVFTVTYPKPDQVVITSLTASPRCDDGTKPDLKPIKTFPAEKIDGHFIEDGYVFLECKLKKFVDGFGENSLILAEIVAARAWSDVIKNPSHSDNETIYNHPQLAYIAPAVMPSLMRHRHFRFQKTLRNDP
- a CDS encoding GNAT family N-acetyltransferase, translating into MEAHLLLEAKLEMIGSVTDFTYKWCVNMGFDEYSAAKMALSVDEILTDVVLYAFKDEKGYVEIWYQYTPSEIEIIIQEKGEPFDPERHSYNKEKAITENDFKGASHETVQKMTDHFLFLNRGKDGKEYRLVQKYSFPHILDLVPSDYDFEDDDEADDSKSESNYLVTPATSEDAEDIAKLIYRSYRYSYPKEDLYFPRRIETAIHNEYKYGTIVRTESGRPVGYFAVVKSTDSMIGEVTEAVVSPRHRNRGLMKKMMLNLIEMSHSRGLSGLFGMAMTNHLFSQKVNSRYGFKSTALIISKTGKRTLKGMEKSQLDMVSVILDFLPLTKQWQRPPCLPKDYAGLFSEIYDQFEEPEESPEKQNPSRSKSKQTDMSLSINYESQSALITVKTYGSTFMGSCMRMLKSTEELTLTSLYIDLPLDDPYIDSAINWLKEQQFILSGLVPFFHQEEDYLRMQRLYMNVDFDEIQTYSEMAGKLKKVIQDEYDELQKNQ